In Humulus lupulus chromosome 7, drHumLupu1.1, whole genome shotgun sequence, the following are encoded in one genomic region:
- the LOC133791576 gene encoding uncharacterized protein LOC133791576: KSVFIFQFPFVGERFSDVVGSPYYVAPEVLCKQYGPEADVWSAGVILYNLLSGVPPFWAESEQGIFEEVLHGDLDFSTDPWPSISEGAKDLVRKMLIRDPKRRISAHDVLCEFLSLAQHLFALKFSGSFVFKENVLSFLKILQTVIRQKKKMRSKTSRITGMELNKFCNLVSKLNSNPFAFYVKKVGNCVSSSNSQKVIFYFVMFLIFQYFMELMKVPRVESKLRVFSFKIQFNCQISEFKKSLNTVNSACEEVRNSLKLKDIMKKILSLGNTLNQGTARDLVPFMAINPEVYRSIRLNKTYTMRGCDKPIAVRFAEPKKIRNGEARKTTNLGDSMVGHNRPNAPHLAQHFSLTKQPQADSSVANQEPPQLSQMQNRKASSQQFQGEVRDFPR, from the exons AAAtctgtttttatttttcaattcccATTTGTAGGAGAGAGATTTAGTGATGTGGTTGGTAGCCCATATTACGTTGCACCAGAAGTCTTATGCAAGCAGTATGGTCCAGAAGCAGATGTTTGGAGTGCTGGAGTGATTCTTTACAATCTGTTAAGTGGAGTGCCTCCATTTTGGGCAG AGAGCGAGCAAGGGATATTTGAAGAAGTATTACATGGTGACCTAGACTTTTCAACAGACCCATGGCCTAGTATTTCTGAAGGTGCCAAAGATTTAGTAAGGAAAATGCTTATTCGAGATCCCAAAAGGCGGATATCTGCACATGATGTTTTGTGTGAGTTTTTATCACTG GCACAGCATCTGTTTGCACTGAAATTTTCTGGCTCCTTTGTTTTTAAAGAGAATGTTCTTTCATTCTTAAAGA TTTTGCAGACTGTAATTAggcagaagaagaagatgaggagtAAAACATCCAGGATAACAGGGATGGAACTCAACAAG TTTTGCAATCTTGTTTCTAAATTAAATAGTAATCCTTTTGCCTTTTATGTGAAGAAAGTTGGCAACTGTGTATCTTCTTCAAAT TCCCAAAAggtcattttttattttgttatgtttttaATATTTCAGTATTTTATGGAGTTGATGAAAGTTCCTAGAGTGGAATCAAAATTGCGAGTGTTCTCTTTCAAGATTCAGTTCAACTGCCAG ATTTCAGAATTTAAAAAGAGTTTGAACACTGTGAACTCTGCATGTGAAGAG GTCCGGAATTCCCTCAAATTAAAAGATATTATGAAGAAAATTCTTTCTCTGGGTAATACTTTGAACCAAGGGACTGCAAGAG ACTTAGTTCCTTTTATGGCCATAAATCCGGAAGTTTATCGAAGTATTAGATTAAACAAAACTTACACAATGAgg GGTTGTGATAAGCCAATAGCTGTACGTTTTGCAGAACCTAAGAAAATTAGGAATGGAGAAGCAAG GAAAACAACCAACCTGGGTGATTCCATGGTGGGGCATAACCGGCCTAATGCACCTCATCTGGCACAACATTTCTCGTTAACTAAACAACCACAAGCAGATTCTTCGGTGGCAAACCAGGAACCTCCGCAGTTGTCTCAGATGCAGAATAGAAAAGCAAGTTCTCAACAATTTCAAGGCGAAGTTCGTGATTTTCCAAGATAG
- the LOC133789537 gene encoding flowering time control protein FCA-like isoform X2: MKCLMQPLPTGSSSREIAYNIPRAAVPANPQMPELPECDWSEHTCPDGHKYYYNCVTRESLWEKPKEYGLFEEQLKNERQQQTAAHKLQSSSLVLSKQQPAQTQEIHCQTHVDHQNLQLEKPALSAPVHITVFFIFHFQ; this comes from the exons ATGAAATGTTTAATGCAGCCTCTACCAACTGGAAGCAGTTCTCGGGAAATTGCTTACAATATTCCCAGAGCTGCAGTGCCTGCAAATCCTCAGATGCCTGAACTTCCAGAATGTGATTGGAGTGAGCATACCTGCCCTGATGGGCATAAGTATTATTATAATTGTGTCACTCGTGAAAGCTTG TGGGAAAAGCCCAAGGAATATGGTTTGTTTGAGGAACAGTTAAAGAATGAGAGACAGCAGCAAACTGCTGCCCACAAGCTTCAGTCTTCTTCCTTGGTTCTCTCTAAACAGCAACCTGCTCAAACACAAGAAATTCATTGCCAAACTCATGTTGACCATCAAAATCTCCAACTAGAAAAACCTGCTCTATCTGCGCCGGTGCATATTACTGTTTTCTTTATCTTCCATTTTCAGTAA
- the LOC133789537 gene encoding flowering time control protein FCA-like isoform X1 translates to MKCLMQPLPTGSSSREIAYNIPRAAVPANPQMPELPECDWSEHTCPDGHKYYYNCVTRESLVCSFVHPCLFFSLISVIYEDKGLKINLQWEKPKEYGLFEEQLKNERQQQTAAHKLQSSSLVLSKQQPAQTQEIHCQTHVDHQNLQLEKPALSAPVY, encoded by the exons ATGAAATGTTTAATGCAGCCTCTACCAACTGGAAGCAGTTCTCGGGAAATTGCTTACAATATTCCCAGAGCTGCAGTGCCTGCAAATCCTCAGATGCCTGAACTTCCAGAATGTGATTGGAGTGAGCATACCTGCCCTGATGGGCATAAGTATTATTATAATTGTGTCACTCGTGAAAGCTTGGTATGTTCTTTCGTTCACCCTTGTTTATTTTTCAGTCTTATATCTGTAATTTATGAGGATAAGGGCTTGAAAATTAATCTGCAGTGGGAAAAGCCCAAGGAATATGGTTTGTTTGAGGAACAGTTAAAGAATGAGAGACAGCAGCAAACTGCTGCCCACAAGCTTCAGTCTTCTTCCTTGGTTCTCTCTAAACAGCAACCTGCTCAAACACAAGAAATTCATTGCCAAACTCATGTTGACCATCAAAATCTCCAACTAGAAAAACCTGCTCTATCTGCGCCG gtatattga